GAATATCTCAGAGAGATAAACAAAAtgctgttaagtttaatgcctttaaGACCCACATTCTACCAATCTCTCTAACAAAACCTCCTTACagttctcgtctctcctttgacggttctgtaattccacctcttgactcaatgaacatacttggttttactgtaacatccactcttttttagaaatcccacattacaggaatagctaagtctgcctctaagaaactgggtatcctcttcagatgtcgaaacttctctgaATAGTTGTTCCATTTATAAAATGGATTATTTtgttcttgtatggagtgctgctctcacatttcgggtggttctagctttgcatccttacctgacagagttgaattGAAAGTGGTTCCTCCtaataaactgtcccaggttaatttccaaacttgaccccttgccttatgccacaatgttggttcactttccttcttctagaGGTACtattttggtttttgttcccaagatatggctgtttgtgtgccccccaccactagctagaccacacaatactcggtgtggtgctgcatcacatgattattgtgagaCCATCAGCAACttgagggtgggctgttttgatacctgcttctttccctatattttgaagctttggaactcgctacattctcatgtctttcccaataagtatgacctggcacatttcaaaaaacagaTTTTTCACTCTCAAAAATctgtaaataatttcccttgtctttctccATTTCACAATTATCTCAATAATTCACattcatttcaattaaggcccagccttgctgtggaattttgtccgtgactggatccttcaacatagaaaaaaaatgaaaacaaaatcattactagttgcagtgatcagacatgactacagatattagaagctattcacattagagagaacaattttggacatatggtgtttgagcacccacctaatggtagaataatactgaggaaattagagaacataggaaagaagattaataactctacATATGCTgacgtattcaattctatgtgcattagagaaaacctgctccaaTACTTGCTCACTTTTATAAAAAAAGTTACTAATATCAAGTAATgaattacagtacagtacacatatTTGGGGTCCCAGTTCTGGCAAAGACATCATCACAAATCAATGTACAgcacaaacaagtaattacaaatGTATCTCTGCATCAATGTGGCCAGCATGTGTAGATCTTATTGTGCTACTGACAAAAGGATTAATTTCCCTTGCTGTGGCAAGGTATCTTCATGGCTTGGGTGTCCACTAGTagagacttcatttttgcctcaGATGCTTGCAGGTCTTGCATTATCATGCAACTAGGGTATATGTTGTGGTCACAGTAAACCATGGAGGAGTCTGAGAGGTTTGGATGTAATTTTTCAATTCAGTAAGAATTATTCTCAAATCACACCAAAAAGATGACGTGAAATTACGAGTGAATTCTTTCAACCGATTAGGTTGTGTTACAAAGATAACTCGGGAAAATTgctcaaaaaataaaaataaaaataaaagaataaaagatcAAAACATTCCATTATCTATAATGAAGCACCACACTAtcatctccctccaccatcactgggGTATATCACCTCTCCCCATTTGGCAGGGAATAAGCTCCAACTACAGCAAGAAATGCTTCACTTTAAGCATAATGTATGACTTTTGACAGTAGACGTAAAACTGATATATGAATATTAGGACTGGAACATGACCCTGGAGCACATCCCCCATTTTACTTTGTAAAAATAGATTCATTCTGAATAACCTTTTTGTTGAATAAAATCCTCATGCAATACAAGGAAAGCCTGTAATGATCTGTGGAGGGCATTTTCCACACTATCACAAAAAGCTCATGTCAGCCAATGCAGAGATCAAGGTCACACTTATATGACTTACAGCAGTCACCTAAGTGAAAATAAGGAGTGGTTTGTTCATGATATGCACCTTTAGTTGTGTCAATAAGCAGTCACTTGGTACAGAGACTGATCTGGGTCCAGGTGAGTCCACCTCAGTAAGTGTAAGTATTGGGTTGACGTCCAGCCAAATACATGGAAGTGTGGAACTGGCATTCAGTCAGGTGCATAAAAACGGAAGGTTAGGGTCCATACATGTAAGTACAAGTGTGGGACTAGGAACTGGCATTCAGTCAGGTGCATGAAAACGGAAGGCTAGGGTCCATAATGTAAGTATGAGTGTGGGACTAGGATCCAAACaattgcatgagagagagagagagagagagagagagagagagagagagagagagagagagagagagagagagagagagagcactgaaaGGATCAGCGAGTAGCAGCATGGATGTCAGTGAATAGAAGCAGTGGAGAAGAGAGTAAAGAGCAATCGTACAAATAGCAAAAGTGAAAAGTGGTGTAAAGGACTGTAAAAAGTGGCATCGTGGAAAGCAACAGAGAGCAGCAATATGGAATGCAGTATGCAGTAGCAACATAGAGGGCAGCTGAGCAGCAATGTGTAAAGCAGTAGATTGGGAATATGAAAAGCAGAAGATTGTAGCACTTTAGGTATAGAGTGGCAGTGTGAAAAGCAGTACAGACTGGCAAAGTGAAAGGCAGTACACAGCAACTAAAATGTACCACTTGCATTTTCTGGCACTGGGCTAAGAAAACCCATCCTTTCAGCAAGAGTAAAGAGAAGATCAACATTCATTACATAATGACAAATgattatataagaaaaaatgCACATAATTTTTTTCTCAATACTCAATAGGATGACTTTACAGAAAAAAGTGAAAGGCTTCACCAACCTAACTTATACAGAAGTTTATTATTAAATAATCATTTCTACAATTATTCTAAAGATatttactcttaaaacattcTATCTAAAGAAACTTACCATCTCCTTCCTCAGCACTGCCAACTGTGAGTCCAGTGTGGATGACCGACGCTGTCTGGTAGGACCATGTGCAGGACTTAATCTGGGATTATTTCCAGTGATTGAGCCAGGCACTGGAGGACTACCTCTTGGACTATGACCTTTATTGCCTGAACTACCTCCACTTTGGTTGCGAGGAGATGATGAGTGACTCCGTGGTGACGACCTTGGAGAGAATCCCTGTATGGAGCCATTGGCATAATATGGTTCAAATGCACTGGCTCCATAACCCACTCCAGAGTAATGTGAACGAGCAGATTCAGGCCGTGAGTCCATACGTGATTCAGTGCGGGAATCAGCTCTCACAGGAGGACTATAGCGTTCAGTGTTGGGCTTGACTGGAGGACTATATCGCTCTAGTCCTCCAATACCACTAACATTTCCCACATTGCCACCACTACTGCCATCTCGTCGACCAGCAAAATTAATAAGACCACTAAGGCTTTTGGGTAATGGTGGTAATCCCTGTATTGTTGTCATCTTCACAACTTATCATCTGATCAACAACTTATTTGAAATAAAAAAGGTAAAACTATCTTTTGATTTCACAGTATAAAGAATCAATACATACTGATAATACTGTTTTTTAAACTCCTGAACCCTGCCAAAATGACAAATCACAGATTACTCATATAATATACTTTATAAACTAAATTCACTGTTTTTTCAAATAcagtttctatattttttcttgccACACAAATCATTTTCAGAATATCCAATTATTCCAGTGTTAAGCTAGAGTCTTTTTATAAtctgaaaaaacaagaaaacattaaGATAACAAGCAAAGAGGGAATGAATTGTATAATTTCAAACTGTTCTCTCCTACTACTGTTACCCATAGTGTAGAGTAACTTTCAAATCTACGTAATTTTCTGCACATCAGAGgtagaaaaaattaagaaaaattacAAAAGATCGCATATTTCCAACTCCAAAATAAGTCAGCGATATGAATGTACCTACAAAAGCATACTTACCACAAACAAGTATGATCAAAATATATAGTAGTAAGAACAGTCTGGGCTGGATTACTGGATGCAAAGTGACATCAAAACCTTGGGCTAATTCCTTACCTAACAATTACTTTGCTTTGATTTTAGAAGCTCATCTTAATCTCCATAGGTTGGAAAGGGACCAAGCTGCACTATTGCTTCTCTGATCAGTCTTGCCATCTGAAACCATGGCATATATAGTCTCACACATCCTTCAAAACCTGGTTGAAAAAGTAAACCTAAGCCTAGACCACAATAAGACACAGGCAATACAAGTGACACAGCACAGGGTAGTACAGAAATCTGCATAAAGTTATTCCAAATGAAAGTGTGCATACTGAGACACATGGCAGCACATGGCAGGCATGGGCCTTTGGTGGCCAGTGCAGCACAGGGGTTGGGACGCAGTGTTCTGCTCACAAATGTGGCTCAAGTACACCTGATGATTAGTGCAATGGCATACACCAAGGAGCTGGTAGGAGACTGTCTGACATAAAAGGATGCTGTATGACACTAGCCATCCTAATCATTAGAGAGGGAAGTTGAAGGATGATGTATGGACTCAGATAGCTGAAGCTCTGCAGTACAAAGATGGTGAGTGGCATTTATTGTTAACTGAATCAATATCAAGAACCTGTTTATAATCAAATTTAACAAGCAAAAACCACCCACCTAACTACCCAAAGGCAGTAGTctgtaggcagccaatgaccatgGAGGTATATTCTCAGTACTACTTGCCTGGTTATCATGAGGgtgagtgacagctgtgtagtaagctagcacttcagtggatgtcaagttgcactcctctgacccaggtagctgtttttctCTTTCTGAATCACCTACACAtagactactagcattctgtctataaacatacaatctctcctagtcatacacaacacttgacaacacaacccACAGTGTTCATTCTTTGTAGCTACACCTTTTCCTCAGCAAGCACTATCTTCTAGCTCCCTTTCAGCAAAACCGTAGGAGCAaatgatagaagtagtaggtgggatCATTCAGGGAGGAGCACTAAGTAGAAACataagatagaagtagtaagtaggaacataacgcagagcattagatagaagtaatcagtaggaactttaggtaggaccctctgcaaacactgcactagagttgccccctgccagtggcctgttaagaatgAGACATTAAAGGCTAACAAGCGGCACCGGAGTTAACGAGTCATGGTAACTACTGCCGTGAACGCCCAAGGGAGTTGTAGGAGGGAACAGGCACCGGAAATATTGATAGAATCACTCGCCTTCACCATGAAAGCCAACAGTAATAGATGTGTCTGCTGCAGCAGAAGGTCAggtattgttttaattgttgtaCAGTACATGGAGTCTATGAAGATACATACCACTTCATTACCAATATGTTTTGTCACCATTTCTTTCCCCTAACtaaacctaaccctaacctaaaaTAGCAAAAACTAACCTTTTCATTTTACATCTCATTTGctcatatatattatcatttcctccaaaatattTACAAACAGTATAGTATTTcacaggcagcaggtttggatggtattgcagtggaatttattaagaaagggggtgactgtattgttgactggttggtaaggctatttaatgtatgtatgactcatggtgaggtgcctgaggattggcggaatgcgtgcatagtgccattgtacaaaggcaaaggggataagagtgagtgctcaaattacagaggtataagtttgttgagtattcctggtaaattatatgggagggtattgattgagagggtgaaggcatgtacagagcatcagattggggaagagcagtgcggtttcagaagtggtagaggatgtgtggatcaggtgtttgctttgaagaatgtatgtgagaaatacttagaaaagcaaatggatttgtatgtagcatttatggatctggagaaggcatatgatagagttgatagagatgctctgtggaaggtattaagaatatatggtgtgggaggcaagttgttagaagcagtgaaaagtttttatcgaggatgtaaggcatgtgtacgtgtaggaagagaggaaagtgattggttctcagtgaatgtaggtttgcggcaggggtgtgtgatgtctccatggttgtttaatttgtttatggatggggttgtaaaggaggtaaatgcaagagtcctggaaagaggggcaagtatgaagtctgttggggatgagagagcttgggaagtgagtcaattgttgttcgctgatgatacagcgctggtggctgattcatgtgagaaactgcagaagctggtgactgagtttggtaaagtgtgtggaagaagaaagttgagagtaaatgtgaataagagcaaggttattaggtacagtaggggtgagggtcaagtcaattgggaggtgagtttgaatggagaaaaactggaggaagtgaagtgttttagatatctgggagtggatctgtcagcggatggaaccatggaagcggaagtggatcatagggtgggggagggggcgaaaattttgggagccttgaaaaatgtgtggaagtcgagaacattatctcggaaagcaaaaatgggtatgtttgagggaatagtggttccaacaatgctgtatggttgcgaggcgtgggctatggatagagatgtgcgcaggaggatggatgtgctggaaatgagatgtttgaggacaatgtgtggtgtgaggtggtttgatcgagtaagtaacgtaagggtaagagagatgtgtggaaataa
The sequence above is drawn from the Panulirus ornatus isolate Po-2019 chromosome 6, ASM3632096v1, whole genome shotgun sequence genome and encodes:
- the LOC139749139 gene encoding uncharacterized protein, which translates into the protein MTTIQGLPPLPKSLSGLINFAGRRDGSSGGNVGNVSGIGGLERYSPPVKPNTERYSPPVRADSRTESRMDSRPESARSHYSGVGYGASAFEPYYANGSIQGFSPRSSPRSHSSSPRNQSGGSSGNKGHSPRGSPPVPGSITGNNPRLSPAHGPTRQRRSSTLDSQLAVLRKEMVGLRQLDMSLLCQLWSLNESIQEFKQLINERAATGLDWGGGDTSAEDTDDYYGIPVRRPNPYLHPVPEQYPQLSPSSSESSLEYGNI